A part of Ptychodera flava strain L36383 chromosome 11, AS_Pfla_20210202, whole genome shotgun sequence genomic DNA contains:
- the LOC139143951 gene encoding adhesion G protein-coupled receptor L4-like isoform X2: protein MATPSTPTEERGSRLQLNHHGQGCKWKAEDPDSEFSYICEKSLQPRCSIDTETDEGYRMRMLFEEGLQIFISCKEGFQVIGNDRAECVDGKWNPEIQMTSCSDVDECQENSQHCGGVNTQKACVNTEGGFTCDCDDGYRLDRDSDLCLPQLNEEDEYEAKMCSQNSLSQARITCEAETVEGVTWNKTQANCSSPWIPCPGSSYGIMKRKCDVDGTWLAPDTTECTSALLHEKLQDVSSINTTEAANDHMGGIDEFLDERKDAIYGGDLRLSAQILIEIANLGAVEFPAVPEEKSRFVDFFLEIASKLLDGGKEDMWKNIHLRKGYDTGVLVIFEAIETFGRSMAKQNDITAASTKNIGMKIELISSNRMSKRSVENSENACNGTCLILPSYLLHRNASDELIVVTFKYRNPADLIVPPESVGTGRKVETRTWVDTITATKIVKRVNTEVISVSMFDNDGAIKALEEPITIEFEPKELGYGAKCSYMQYGDSSGVWKTDGCTHVQTSGPEVICKCDHLTNFAVVMAIGKEPVPFVLEARYGILLATDYIAIVLMVITLITIGLSRLLRDRYFVLGNMAASFILLPLSVVLNLSNTTEGSSCTIIEFIWHVALLGNFIWMAFYSVQQFVKLKFYVLSNRKYKLIYGVIGWVVPMVYSMFWVIFESQSRGENSCLHTIGTGNLTLLGPAAALVIIVVTLILLRLSFRYFDTVLDKYDPIEIEQIWEETHCGMFLVMSMMGTWMFQFVYIVTDSLLSGYLYAGAILTEGSTVFLAVFATNHELLQSARVKLFGDEEEREALGELRETEDIRNAMRKDIDKEITTRKKRIEDTLRMKAMKEKQRADVIVNAFSLATRSVSRQQHRQVAPVEEVF, encoded by the exons CTTTACAACCGAGGTGTAGCATTGACACGGAGACAGACGAAGGCTACAGGATGAGGATGTTGTTTGAAGAAGGTCTCCAAATTTTCATCTCTTGTAAAGAAGGTTTTCAGGTCATTGGCAATGACCGTGCCGAATGTGTGGACGGCAAATGGAACCCTGAAATACAGATGACGTCATGCAGTG ACGTGGACGAGTGCCAGGAGAATTCGCAACACTGCGGTGGAGTCAATACTCAAAAAGCGTGTGTGAACACAGAGGGCGGTTTTACCTGTGATTGTGATGATGGCTATCGTTTGGACCGAGACAGTGACCTTTGTCTTCCCCAACTTAACGAAGAGGATGAATATGAAGCCAAGATGTGCTCACAAAATAGCCTCA GTCAGGCTAGAATCACTTGTGAGGCAGAGACCGTTGAGGGCGTCACGTGGAATAAGACGCAAGCAAATTGTTCATCACCATGGATACCCTGTCCTGGATCTTCATACG GTATCATGAAAAGGAAATGTGACGTAGATGGGACATGGCTGGCGCCTGACACCACTGAATGTACATCGGCCTTGTTACACGAAAAGCTGCAAGAC GTAAGCAGTATCAACACAACTGAAGCCGCCAATGATCACATGGGCGGCATTGATGAGTTCCTGGATGAAAGGAAAGACGCCATCTACGGAGGTGATCTCAGACTATCTGCGCAGATCCTGATTGAAATCGCTAACCTCGGCGCAGTCGAGTTCCCTGCTGTCCCGGAAGAGAAATCACGATTCGTTGAT TTTTTCCTAGAGATTGCAAGTAAACTCTTGGACGGTGGCAAGGAAGACATGTGGAAAAATATTCATCTG AGGAAGGGTTACGACACTGGCGTCCTGGTCATTTTCGAAGCCATTGAAACCTTTGGACGGTCCATGGCTAAGCAGAACGACATCACAGCGGCAAGCACCAAGAATATCG GTATGAAAATCGAGTTGATCTCATCAAACCGGATGTCGAAACGCTCCGTAGAAAACTCCGAAAATGCTTGTAATGGCACATGCTTAATTTTGCCCTCGTATCTGCTACACAGAAATGCTTCAG ATGAGCTTATCGTCGTAACGTTTAAGTACCGCAATCCCGCTGACCTTATTGTTCCACCGGAATCTGTCGGAACCGG GAGAAAGGTGGAGACGAGGACATGGGTCGATACCATTACAGCAACTAAGATAGTGAAACGAGTGAACACGGAAGTCATCTCTGTCAGCATGTTTGATAACGACGGTGCAATCAAAGCACTGGAAGAACCAATCACAATAGAGTTTGAACCAAAAGAG CTCGGTTACGGTGCCAAGTGTTCCTACATGCAATATGGTGATTCCTCAGG CGTCTGGAAAACCGATGGATGTACCCACGTCCAAACTTCTGGTCCAGAAGTTATATGTAAATGTGATCACctgacaaattttgctgttgTCATGGCGATCGGAAAAGAGCCAGTG CCGTTCGTCCTTGAAGCTCGATATGGTATTCTTCTGGCGACGGACTACATAGCTATCGTACTCATGGTTATCACACTGATAACGATCGGGTTGTCAAG GTTATTGAGGGATCGATATTTTGTACTGGGAAACATGGCTGCGTCTTTTATTTTGTTACCCTTGTCGGTAGTGCTCAATCTGTCGAACACCACGGAAGGG TCCAGTTGTACCATCATTGAATTCATTTGGCACGTGGCCTTGCTGGGTAACTTCATCTGGATGGCCTTCTACAGTGTTCAACAATTCGTCAAACTGAAGTTCTACGTTCTCAGCAATAGGAAATATAA GCTTATCTATGGTGTAATTGGCTGGGTCGTACCTATGGTATACTCGATGTTCTGGGTAATATTCGAAAGTCAAAGCCGCGGGGAAAACAG TTGCCTCCACACGATAGGAACCGGTAACTTAACCCTGCTTGGTCCAGCTGCTGCACTGGTCATTATCGTG GTTACTCTGATTTTGCTGCGGCTTTCGTTCCGCTACTTCGACACAGTCCTTGATAAATACGATCCGATTGAAATAGAGCAAATCTG GGAGGAGACACACTGTGGAATGTTCCTCGTAATGTCGATGATGGGGACATGGATGTTCCAATTTGTCTACATCGTCACCGATTCTCTCCTGTCTGGATACTTGTACGCAGGCGCGATATTAACCGAG GGTTCTACCGTCTTTCTTGCCGTCTTCGCAACCAATCACGAG TTGCTTCAGTCAGCGAGAGTGAAACTGTTCGGCGACGAAGAAGAAAGAGAAGCCCTCGGGGAACTTCGGGAAACCGAAGATATTCGCAACGCTATGAGGAAGGACATCGACAAGGAGATCACGACTAGAAAGAAGCGAATCGAGGACACTCTTCGAATGAAAGCCATGAAGGAAAAACAGAGAGCGGACGTCATTGTGAACGCTTTCTCCTTG GCCACTCGATCCGTCTCGAGACAACAACACCGTCAGGTCGCGCCGGTTGAGGAAGTGTTCTAA